A stretch of Oncorhynchus mykiss isolate Arlee chromosome 12, USDA_OmykA_1.1, whole genome shotgun sequence DNA encodes these proteins:
- the LOC110538429 gene encoding ELAV-like protein 3 isoform X11, producing MSRMVTQIISTMETQVSNGPSGTSLPNGPVISTNGATDDSKTNLIVNYLPQNMTQEEFKSLFGSIGEIESCKLVRDKITGIHDASAGQSLGYGFVNYVDPNDADKAINTLNGLKLQTKTIKVSYARPSSASIRDANLYVSGLPKTMTQKDMEQLFSQYGRIITSRILVDQVTAGISRGVGFIRFDKRNEAEEAIKGLNGQKPLGAAEPITVKFANNPSQKTGQALLTQLYQTAARRYTGPLHHQTQRFRFSPITIDSMTSLAGVNLTGPTGAGWCIFVYNLSPEADESVLWQLFGPFGAVTNVKVIRDFTTNKCKGFGFVTMTNYDEAAMAIASLNGYRLGDRVLQVSFKTSKQHKA from the exons CAGATAATCAGCACCATGGAAACCCAGGTGTCCAACGGTCCGAGCGGAACCAGCCTGCCTAACGGGCCAGTCATCAGCACCAACGGTGCCACAGACGACAGCAAGACCAACCTAATCGTCAACTACCTGCCTCAGAACATGACCCAGGAAGAATTCAAGAGCCTGTTCGGTAGCATCGGAGAGATTGAATCCTGCAAACTGGTCCGAGACAAGATTACAGGTATTCATGATGCTTCAGCAG GCCAGAGTTTGGGCTATGGGTTCGTAAACTATGTGGATCCCAATGACGCAGACAAGGCCATCAACACACTCAACGGTCTCAAACTGCAGACCAAAACAATTAAG GTATCGTACGCCCGTCCCAGCTCAGCATCTATCCGTGATGCCAACTTGTATGTGAGCGGTCTGCCTAAGACCATGACCCAGAAGGACATGGAGCAGCTGTTCTCCCAGTACGGACGCATCATCACCTCCCGCATCCTGGTGGACCAGGTTACAG CAGGTATATCGCGAGGAGTGGGCTTCATCCGGTTTGACAAGCGGAACGAGGCAGAAGAGGCCATCAAGGGCCTGAACGGCCAGAAACCCCTGGGCGCAGCCGAACCCATTACGGTGAAGTTCGCCAACAACCCCAGCCAGAAGACGGGCCAGGCCCTGCTCACCCAGCTGTACCAGACCGCTGCACGTCGCTACACTGGCCCTCTGCACCATCAGACTCAGCGCTTCAG GTTCTCCCCCATCACAATCGACAGCATGACCAGCCTGGCGGGAGTCAACCTGACCGGGCCTACCGGAGCCGGCTGGTGCATCTTCGTCTACAACCTGTCGCCCGAGGCTGACGAAAGCGTCCTGTGGCAGCTGTTTGGGCCCTTCGGCGCCGTCACAAACGTCAAGGTCATCCGTGACTTCACCACCAACAAATGTAAGGGCTTCGGCTTCGTCACCATGACCAACTACGATGAGGCAGCCATGGCCATCGCTAGTCTCAACGGCTACCGCTTGGGAGACCGCGTGCTGCAGGTCTCCTTCAAGACCAGCAAGCAACACaaggcctga
- the LOC110538429 gene encoding ELAV-like protein 3 isoform X12 — protein sequence MSRMVTQIISTMETQVSNGPSGTSLPNGPVISTNGATDDSKTNLIVNYLPQNMTQEEFKSLFGSIGEIESCKLVRDKITGIHDASAGQSLGYGFVNYVDPNDADKAINTLNGLKLQTKTIKVSYARPSSASIRDANLYVSGLPKTMTQKDMEQLFSQYGRIITSRILVDQVTGISRGVGFIRFDKRNEAEEAIKGLNGQKPLGAAEPITVKFANNPSQKTGQALLTQLYQTAARRYTGPLHHQTQRFRFSPITIDSMTSLAGVNLTGPTGAGWCIFVYNLSPEADESVLWQLFGPFGAVTNVKVIRDFTTNKCKGFGFVTMTNYDEAAMAIASLNGYRLGDRVLQVSFKTSKQHKA from the exons CAGATAATCAGCACCATGGAAACCCAGGTGTCCAACGGTCCGAGCGGAACCAGCCTGCCTAACGGGCCAGTCATCAGCACCAACGGTGCCACAGACGACAGCAAGACCAACCTAATCGTCAACTACCTGCCTCAGAACATGACCCAGGAAGAATTCAAGAGCCTGTTCGGTAGCATCGGAGAGATTGAATCCTGCAAACTGGTCCGAGACAAGATTACAGGTATTCATGATGCTTCAGCAG GCCAGAGTTTGGGCTATGGGTTCGTAAACTATGTGGATCCCAATGACGCAGACAAGGCCATCAACACACTCAACGGTCTCAAACTGCAGACCAAAACAATTAAG GTATCGTACGCCCGTCCCAGCTCAGCATCTATCCGTGATGCCAACTTGTATGTGAGCGGTCTGCCTAAGACCATGACCCAGAAGGACATGGAGCAGCTGTTCTCCCAGTACGGACGCATCATCACCTCCCGCATCCTGGTGGACCAGGTTACAG GTATATCGCGAGGAGTGGGCTTCATCCGGTTTGACAAGCGGAACGAGGCAGAAGAGGCCATCAAGGGCCTGAACGGCCAGAAACCCCTGGGCGCAGCCGAACCCATTACGGTGAAGTTCGCCAACAACCCCAGCCAGAAGACGGGCCAGGCCCTGCTCACCCAGCTGTACCAGACCGCTGCACGTCGCTACACTGGCCCTCTGCACCATCAGACTCAGCGCTTCAG GTTCTCCCCCATCACAATCGACAGCATGACCAGCCTGGCGGGAGTCAACCTGACCGGGCCTACCGGAGCCGGCTGGTGCATCTTCGTCTACAACCTGTCGCCCGAGGCTGACGAAAGCGTCCTGTGGCAGCTGTTTGGGCCCTTCGGCGCCGTCACAAACGTCAAGGTCATCCGTGACTTCACCACCAACAAATGTAAGGGCTTCGGCTTCGTCACCATGACCAACTACGATGAGGCAGCCATGGCCATCGCTAGTCTCAACGGCTACCGCTTGGGAGACCGCGTGCTGCAGGTCTCCTTCAAGACCAGCAAGCAACACaaggcctga
- the LOC110538429 gene encoding ELAV-like protein 3 isoform X10 produces the protein MSRMVTQIISTMETQVSNGPSGTSLPNGPVISTNGATDDSKTNLIVNYLPQNMTQEEFKSLFGSIGEIESCKLVRDKITGIHDASAGQSLGYGFVNYVDPNDADKAINTLNGLKLQTKTIKVSYARPSSASIRDANLYVSGLPKTMTQKDMEQLFSQYGRIITSRILVDQVTAGISRGVGFIRFDKRNEAEEAIKGLNGQKPLGAAEPITVKFANNPSQKTGQALLTQLYQTAARRYTGPLHHQTQRFSSPSLLPRFSPITIDSMTSLAGVNLTGPTGAGWCIFVYNLSPEADESVLWQLFGPFGAVTNVKVIRDFTTNKCKGFGFVTMTNYDEAAMAIASLNGYRLGDRVLQVSFKTSKQHKA, from the exons CAGATAATCAGCACCATGGAAACCCAGGTGTCCAACGGTCCGAGCGGAACCAGCCTGCCTAACGGGCCAGTCATCAGCACCAACGGTGCCACAGACGACAGCAAGACCAACCTAATCGTCAACTACCTGCCTCAGAACATGACCCAGGAAGAATTCAAGAGCCTGTTCGGTAGCATCGGAGAGATTGAATCCTGCAAACTGGTCCGAGACAAGATTACAGGTATTCATGATGCTTCAGCAG GCCAGAGTTTGGGCTATGGGTTCGTAAACTATGTGGATCCCAATGACGCAGACAAGGCCATCAACACACTCAACGGTCTCAAACTGCAGACCAAAACAATTAAG GTATCGTACGCCCGTCCCAGCTCAGCATCTATCCGTGATGCCAACTTGTATGTGAGCGGTCTGCCTAAGACCATGACCCAGAAGGACATGGAGCAGCTGTTCTCCCAGTACGGACGCATCATCACCTCCCGCATCCTGGTGGACCAGGTTACAG CAGGTATATCGCGAGGAGTGGGCTTCATCCGGTTTGACAAGCGGAACGAGGCAGAAGAGGCCATCAAGGGCCTGAACGGCCAGAAACCCCTGGGCGCAGCCGAACCCATTACGGTGAAGTTCGCCAACAACCCCAGCCAGAAGACGGGCCAGGCCCTGCTCACCCAGCTGTACCAGACCGCTGCACGTCGCTACACTGGCCCTCTGCACCATCAGACTCAGCGCTTCAG ttctccctctcttcttcctagGTTCTCCCCCATCACAATCGACAGCATGACCAGCCTGGCGGGAGTCAACCTGACCGGGCCTACCGGAGCCGGCTGGTGCATCTTCGTCTACAACCTGTCGCCCGAGGCTGACGAAAGCGTCCTGTGGCAGCTGTTTGGGCCCTTCGGCGCCGTCACAAACGTCAAGGTCATCCGTGACTTCACCACCAACAAATGTAAGGGCTTCGGCTTCGTCACCATGACCAACTACGATGAGGCAGCCATGGCCATCGCTAGTCTCAACGGCTACCGCTTGGGAGACCGCGTGCTGCAGGTCTCCTTCAAGACCAGCAAGCAACACaaggcctga
- the LOC110538429 gene encoding ELAV-like protein 3 isoform X2, with protein sequence MSRMVTIISTMETQVSNGPSGTSLPNGPVISTNGATDDSKTNLIVNYLPQNMTQEEFKSLFGSIGEIESCKLVRDKITGIHDASAGQSLGYGFVNYVDPNDADKAINTLNGLKLQTKTIKVSYARPSSASIRDANLYVSGLPKTMTQKDMEQLFSQYGRIITSRILVDQVTAGISRGVGFIRFDKRNEAEEAIKGLNGQKPLGAAEPITVKFANNPSQKTGQALLTQLYQTAARRYTGPLHHQTQRFSLIPPFGKGPDPNNSTKPILDNLLNASYGVKSSPSLLPRFSPITIDSMTSLAGVNLTGPTGAGWCIFVYNLSPEADESVLWQLFGPFGAVTNVKVIRDFTTNKCKGFGFVTMTNYDEAAMAIASLNGYRLGDRVLQVSFKTSKQHKA encoded by the exons ATAATCAGCACCATGGAAACCCAGGTGTCCAACGGTCCGAGCGGAACCAGCCTGCCTAACGGGCCAGTCATCAGCACCAACGGTGCCACAGACGACAGCAAGACCAACCTAATCGTCAACTACCTGCCTCAGAACATGACCCAGGAAGAATTCAAGAGCCTGTTCGGTAGCATCGGAGAGATTGAATCCTGCAAACTGGTCCGAGACAAGATTACAGGTATTCATGATGCTTCAGCAG GCCAGAGTTTGGGCTATGGGTTCGTAAACTATGTGGATCCCAATGACGCAGACAAGGCCATCAACACACTCAACGGTCTCAAACTGCAGACCAAAACAATTAAG GTATCGTACGCCCGTCCCAGCTCAGCATCTATCCGTGATGCCAACTTGTATGTGAGCGGTCTGCCTAAGACCATGACCCAGAAGGACATGGAGCAGCTGTTCTCCCAGTACGGACGCATCATCACCTCCCGCATCCTGGTGGACCAGGTTACAG CAGGTATATCGCGAGGAGTGGGCTTCATCCGGTTTGACAAGCGGAACGAGGCAGAAGAGGCCATCAAGGGCCTGAACGGCCAGAAACCCCTGGGCGCAGCCGAACCCATTACGGTGAAGTTCGCCAACAACCCCAGCCAGAAGACGGGCCAGGCCCTGCTCACCCAGCTGTACCAGACCGCTGCACGTCGCTACACTGGCCCTCTGCACCATCAGACTCAGCGCTTCAG CCTCATCCCTCCATTTGGAAAGGGACCAGATCCAAATAACAGCACAAAACCAAT ACTCGACAATTTACTAAACGCCAGCTACGGAGTCAAGAG ttctccctctcttcttcctagGTTCTCCCCCATCACAATCGACAGCATGACCAGCCTGGCGGGAGTCAACCTGACCGGGCCTACCGGAGCCGGCTGGTGCATCTTCGTCTACAACCTGTCGCCCGAGGCTGACGAAAGCGTCCTGTGGCAGCTGTTTGGGCCCTTCGGCGCCGTCACAAACGTCAAGGTCATCCGTGACTTCACCACCAACAAATGTAAGGGCTTCGGCTTCGTCACCATGACCAACTACGATGAGGCAGCCATGGCCATCGCTAGTCTCAACGGCTACCGCTTGGGAGACCGCGTGCTGCAGGTCTCCTTCAAGACCAGCAAGCAACACaaggcctga
- the LOC110538429 gene encoding ELAV-like protein 3 isoform X7 — MSRMVTIISTMETQVSNGPSGTSLPNGPVISTNGATDDSKTNLIVNYLPQNMTQEEFKSLFGSIGEIESCKLVRDKITGQSLGYGFVNYVDPNDADKAINTLNGLKLQTKTIKVSYARPSSASIRDANLYVSGLPKTMTQKDMEQLFSQYGRIITSRILVDQVTAGISRGVGFIRFDKRNEAEEAIKGLNGQKPLGAAEPITVKFANNPSQKTGQALLTQLYQTAARRYTGPLHHQTQRFSLIPPFGKGPDPNNSTKPILDNLLNASYGVKSSPSLLPRFSPITIDSMTSLAGVNLTGPTGAGWCIFVYNLSPEADESVLWQLFGPFGAVTNVKVIRDFTTNKCKGFGFVTMTNYDEAAMAIASLNGYRLGDRVLQVSFKTSKQHKA, encoded by the exons ATAATCAGCACCATGGAAACCCAGGTGTCCAACGGTCCGAGCGGAACCAGCCTGCCTAACGGGCCAGTCATCAGCACCAACGGTGCCACAGACGACAGCAAGACCAACCTAATCGTCAACTACCTGCCTCAGAACATGACCCAGGAAGAATTCAAGAGCCTGTTCGGTAGCATCGGAGAGATTGAATCCTGCAAACTGGTCCGAGACAAGATTACAG GCCAGAGTTTGGGCTATGGGTTCGTAAACTATGTGGATCCCAATGACGCAGACAAGGCCATCAACACACTCAACGGTCTCAAACTGCAGACCAAAACAATTAAG GTATCGTACGCCCGTCCCAGCTCAGCATCTATCCGTGATGCCAACTTGTATGTGAGCGGTCTGCCTAAGACCATGACCCAGAAGGACATGGAGCAGCTGTTCTCCCAGTACGGACGCATCATCACCTCCCGCATCCTGGTGGACCAGGTTACAG CAGGTATATCGCGAGGAGTGGGCTTCATCCGGTTTGACAAGCGGAACGAGGCAGAAGAGGCCATCAAGGGCCTGAACGGCCAGAAACCCCTGGGCGCAGCCGAACCCATTACGGTGAAGTTCGCCAACAACCCCAGCCAGAAGACGGGCCAGGCCCTGCTCACCCAGCTGTACCAGACCGCTGCACGTCGCTACACTGGCCCTCTGCACCATCAGACTCAGCGCTTCAG CCTCATCCCTCCATTTGGAAAGGGACCAGATCCAAATAACAGCACAAAACCAAT ACTCGACAATTTACTAAACGCCAGCTACGGAGTCAAGAG ttctccctctcttcttcctagGTTCTCCCCCATCACAATCGACAGCATGACCAGCCTGGCGGGAGTCAACCTGACCGGGCCTACCGGAGCCGGCTGGTGCATCTTCGTCTACAACCTGTCGCCCGAGGCTGACGAAAGCGTCCTGTGGCAGCTGTTTGGGCCCTTCGGCGCCGTCACAAACGTCAAGGTCATCCGTGACTTCACCACCAACAAATGTAAGGGCTTCGGCTTCGTCACCATGACCAACTACGATGAGGCAGCCATGGCCATCGCTAGTCTCAACGGCTACCGCTTGGGAGACCGCGTGCTGCAGGTCTCCTTCAAGACCAGCAAGCAACACaaggcctga
- the LOC110538429 gene encoding ELAV-like protein 3 isoform X15 encodes MSRMVTIISTMETQVSNGPSGTSLPNGPVISTNGATDDSKTNLIVNYLPQNMTQEEFKSLFGSIGEIESCKLVRDKITGQSLGYGFVNYVDPNDADKAINTLNGLKLQTKTIKVSYARPSSASIRDANLYVSGLPKTMTQKDMEQLFSQYGRIITSRILVDQVTAGISRGVGFIRFDKRNEAEEAIKGLNGQKPLGAAEPITVKFANNPSQKTGQALLTQLYQTAARRYTGPLHHQTQRFSLIPPFGKGPDPNNSTKPILDNLLNASYGVKRFSPITIDSMTSLAGVNLTGPTGAGWCIFVYNLSPEADESVLWQLFGPFGAVTNVKVIRDFTTNKCKGFGFVTMTNYDEAAMAIASLNGYRLGDRVLQVSFKTSKQHKA; translated from the exons ATAATCAGCACCATGGAAACCCAGGTGTCCAACGGTCCGAGCGGAACCAGCCTGCCTAACGGGCCAGTCATCAGCACCAACGGTGCCACAGACGACAGCAAGACCAACCTAATCGTCAACTACCTGCCTCAGAACATGACCCAGGAAGAATTCAAGAGCCTGTTCGGTAGCATCGGAGAGATTGAATCCTGCAAACTGGTCCGAGACAAGATTACAG GCCAGAGTTTGGGCTATGGGTTCGTAAACTATGTGGATCCCAATGACGCAGACAAGGCCATCAACACACTCAACGGTCTCAAACTGCAGACCAAAACAATTAAG GTATCGTACGCCCGTCCCAGCTCAGCATCTATCCGTGATGCCAACTTGTATGTGAGCGGTCTGCCTAAGACCATGACCCAGAAGGACATGGAGCAGCTGTTCTCCCAGTACGGACGCATCATCACCTCCCGCATCCTGGTGGACCAGGTTACAG CAGGTATATCGCGAGGAGTGGGCTTCATCCGGTTTGACAAGCGGAACGAGGCAGAAGAGGCCATCAAGGGCCTGAACGGCCAGAAACCCCTGGGCGCAGCCGAACCCATTACGGTGAAGTTCGCCAACAACCCCAGCCAGAAGACGGGCCAGGCCCTGCTCACCCAGCTGTACCAGACCGCTGCACGTCGCTACACTGGCCCTCTGCACCATCAGACTCAGCGCTTCAG CCTCATCCCTCCATTTGGAAAGGGACCAGATCCAAATAACAGCACAAAACCAAT ACTCGACAATTTACTAAACGCCAGCTACGGAGTCAAGAG GTTCTCCCCCATCACAATCGACAGCATGACCAGCCTGGCGGGAGTCAACCTGACCGGGCCTACCGGAGCCGGCTGGTGCATCTTCGTCTACAACCTGTCGCCCGAGGCTGACGAAAGCGTCCTGTGGCAGCTGTTTGGGCCCTTCGGCGCCGTCACAAACGTCAAGGTCATCCGTGACTTCACCACCAACAAATGTAAGGGCTTCGGCTTCGTCACCATGACCAACTACGATGAGGCAGCCATGGCCATCGCTAGTCTCAACGGCTACCGCTTGGGAGACCGCGTGCTGCAGGTCTCCTTCAAGACCAGCAAGCAACACaaggcctga
- the LOC110538429 gene encoding ELAV-like protein 3 isoform X14: MSRMVTIISTMETQVSNGPSGTSLPNGPVISTNGATDDSKTNLIVNYLPQNMTQEEFKSLFGSIGEIESCKLVRDKITGQSLGYGFVNYVDPNDADKAINTLNGLKLQTKTIKVSYARPSSASIRDANLYVSGLPKTMTQKDMEQLFSQYGRIITSRILVDQVTGISRGVGFIRFDKRNEAEEAIKGLNGQKPLGAAEPITVKFANNPSQKTGQALLTQLYQTAARRYTGPLHHQTQRFRFSPITIDSMTSLAGVNLTGPTGAGWCIFVYNLSPEADESVLWQLFGPFGAVTNVKVIRDFTTNKCKGFGFVTMTNYDEAAMAIASLNGYRLGDRVLQVSFKTSKQHKA; encoded by the exons ATAATCAGCACCATGGAAACCCAGGTGTCCAACGGTCCGAGCGGAACCAGCCTGCCTAACGGGCCAGTCATCAGCACCAACGGTGCCACAGACGACAGCAAGACCAACCTAATCGTCAACTACCTGCCTCAGAACATGACCCAGGAAGAATTCAAGAGCCTGTTCGGTAGCATCGGAGAGATTGAATCCTGCAAACTGGTCCGAGACAAGATTACAG GCCAGAGTTTGGGCTATGGGTTCGTAAACTATGTGGATCCCAATGACGCAGACAAGGCCATCAACACACTCAACGGTCTCAAACTGCAGACCAAAACAATTAAG GTATCGTACGCCCGTCCCAGCTCAGCATCTATCCGTGATGCCAACTTGTATGTGAGCGGTCTGCCTAAGACCATGACCCAGAAGGACATGGAGCAGCTGTTCTCCCAGTACGGACGCATCATCACCTCCCGCATCCTGGTGGACCAGGTTACAG GTATATCGCGAGGAGTGGGCTTCATCCGGTTTGACAAGCGGAACGAGGCAGAAGAGGCCATCAAGGGCCTGAACGGCCAGAAACCCCTGGGCGCAGCCGAACCCATTACGGTGAAGTTCGCCAACAACCCCAGCCAGAAGACGGGCCAGGCCCTGCTCACCCAGCTGTACCAGACCGCTGCACGTCGCTACACTGGCCCTCTGCACCATCAGACTCAGCGCTTCAG GTTCTCCCCCATCACAATCGACAGCATGACCAGCCTGGCGGGAGTCAACCTGACCGGGCCTACCGGAGCCGGCTGGTGCATCTTCGTCTACAACCTGTCGCCCGAGGCTGACGAAAGCGTCCTGTGGCAGCTGTTTGGGCCCTTCGGCGCCGTCACAAACGTCAAGGTCATCCGTGACTTCACCACCAACAAATGTAAGGGCTTCGGCTTCGTCACCATGACCAACTACGATGAGGCAGCCATGGCCATCGCTAGTCTCAACGGCTACCGCTTGGGAGACCGCGTGCTGCAGGTCTCCTTCAAGACCAGCAAGCAACACaaggcctga